In Gloeocapsa sp. PCC 73106, one DNA window encodes the following:
- a CDS encoding nucleotidyltransferase family protein, producing the protein MPIQLDYQIQQRLRLSIDQLAQFCQHWQIIELSLFGSVLGNQFHCDSDIDILIRFAPNAPQGLLTLAKIKHDLERKTGRVIDIALKEAIENSENWIRRQEILKTAQIIYEQR; encoded by the coding sequence ATGCCAATCCAATTAGATTACCAAATTCAACAACGTTTAAGATTATCGATAGACCAACTTGCTCAATTTTGCCAGCATTGGCAGATTATCGAACTTTCTCTATTTGGATCAGTCTTGGGCAATCAATTTCACTGTGATAGCGACATTGATATTCTCATCCGTTTTGCCCCCAACGCACCCCAAGGTTTATTAACTCTTGCCAAGATTAAACATGACTTAGAAAGGAAAACAGGACGAGTAATCGATATTGCACTAAAAGAAGCGATTGAAAACAGCGAAAACTGGATTCGTCGCCAGGAAATTCTCAAAACAGCACAGATCATTTATGAGCAGAGATAA